CGTCGACCCGGATCTCGTAGGCCATCGTACAGCTCGTCTCGCCCAGCTCGGTCACCCACAGCGCGACGACGGGCTCGTCGCCGTACTCGATCGGCCGCCGGTAGGAGAGTTCGAGGTTCGCGATCACGAACGACAGCTCCCGCAGGCGCTGGTCCAGTACCTCCTCGATGTAGTCGATCCGGACCGACTCGAGGTAGCTCGCGTAAACGGCATGGTTGACGTGGTTCAGGGGATCGAGATCCCGAAACCGGACGGGAACGTCCCTCGTAAACTCCTCACTCATTGTCGGTTTTCCAGGACGGTTGGACAGAAGTAGGCTCCGGTTCCGACCCTGACCGTCGATCGCGGCTCAGGACGCCGACGGCAACGGGAGCGTCCTCGATCGACCCCGGGCGCAGGCACCAGATGGAAGGACTTACGCGTGTCACTCTGCTATCGGATTCACCATGGATTCGACTTCCGAGGCGGACGCGGCGCTCCGCCGTCGGATACGACAGCAGGAAGTCGTCGCCGACCTCGGTCAGCAAGCGCTCGAGACGGACGATCTCGACCGGTTACTACGCGATGCGGTGGTCGCCGTCGCCGAGACCCTCACGGTCGAGTACGCGACGGTTCTCGAGCTGCGTTCCGAGGACGACGCGCTCGCGCTCAGACAGGGCGTCGGCTGGCGGGAGGGGGTGATCGGCTCGGCGACGGTTCCCGTCGAGACGTCCTCGCAGGCGGGGCACGCGCCGTTCTCGGCGGAACCGGTCGTCGTCGATGATCTCCGGTGCGAGGAGCAGTTTTTCGCCGCCGAGCTGCACGCCGATCGCGACGTCGGCGGCGGTATCAGCGTCGTCATCGGTTCGGCCGAGGAGCCGTGGGGCGTGCTGGAAGCGCACGCGACCGAGGAGCGGGAGTTCGTCCGCCACGATGCGGAGTTCCTCGAGCGCGTCGCGGACGTCCTGGCGGCGGCGATCGACCGCGAGGAACGCCGGACCGAACTCGAGGAGATCCATGGGCGGATCTCGGACGCGTTTTTCGCGCTCGACGAGGACTGGACGTTCACCTACCTCAACGAGCGGGCCCACGAGCTGATCAACCCGGAGAGTCGAGAGCTCGTCGGCAG
This genomic window from Natronococcus occultus SP4 contains:
- a CDS encoding acyl-CoA thioesterase; protein product: MSEEFTRDVPVRFRDLDPLNHVNHAVYASYLESVRIDYIEEVLDQRLRELSFVIANLELSYRRPIEYGDEPVVALWVTELGETSCTMAYEIRVDGEVAATAETVMVHTDGETGSPAPIDDDVRERIREYEGLEAPT